CCAACCCCTGGGGTGTGAAAAAAGAGGGGGCGCTACGGCAAGAGCTCCTCCACCCCCATGGGCCCCCCGATCAGGGCCCGGGTGGCCAGGCCCACGAAGATCCCCGTTTCCACCACGCCGGGAATCTCCAGGAGGGCTTTGTGCAGGCCCAGGGGGTCCCCGATGGGGCCGAAGCGGCAGTCGGCGATGAGGTGGCCGTTGTCGGTGAAGTAAAACTCGTCCCCGTCCATGCGCAATGCGGGCTCGCCCCCCAGGGGGGCGAGGGCCCTAGGGGTGGCCTGGTGGCCGAGGGGGCCGATCCCCCCCGGCACCCCGCCCCGGCCCAGGACGGGAACCTTCTTGGTGTGGTCGGCCACCACGATGAACTCCCCCGCCGTGGCCTCCACGATCTTCTCCCGGAGGAGGGCCCCGCCCAGGCCCTTGATGAGGGAGAG
This genomic stretch from Thermus aquaticus harbors:
- the rpiA gene encoding ribose 5-phosphate isomerase A; this translates as SEATRDLALKEGIPLVDLPPEGVDLAIDGADEIAPDLSLIKGLGGALLREKIVEATAGEFIVVADHTKKVPVLGRGGVPGGIGPLGHQATPRALAPLGGEPALRMDGDEFYFTDNGHLIADCRFGPIGDPLGLHKALLEIPGVVETGIFVGLATRALIGGPMGVEELLP